The DNA region AGATATTTCGAATTggaatacaattttttttattgaattttatGAGTTGCGGAAGCAGTTATTATATTCTAACAGTTGTGTAACTTGTGCTGGAGTTGTGTTGGAGCGCTATGGCCTATGTTTTTCTCCCCCGTTCTATGTTGTGTCACGTGCTAATCCTGCCGATGGATGAACACTGGATGGCCTAACTCAACCAACGACGCCGAATATCTTTTCTTTCTACAGAAATGGCCCAGATGACCCATGGTCATTGAATCGAAAAGCTGAGTACAAGTTAGATTACAGGAGCTACGATACATAGCATCGAGTACGAACAGTAATAATACATGGAGATAAAGGCCAGACATTGCATACAAGTTCAACAGGTTTACAATGGCCACCCCTGGAACCAAGAACATTATGCTTGAAACCAATTTCCCCGGCTCCGGCAGCCGTTGTAGCATGCGAAGCCAGTGAGAAAACCTGTGGCGCTCCGTGGAATAATCCATCCTGCGAACGGCACCGGCAGTGCTCTGAGATCTGCGAAAAGGCATTTTTGATAGTGCCTCCCAGTCTCCCACTAGTGTCAACTCAAGAAAATCCGAAGAAAATCCGCGGTCGCTCCGTGTGCTCCATTGTTCCCGCCTCCCAGTTCCTGGTCCACCTAAGCTGGGCCAGCCCTGCGACTTCGAGGAAGTTGCAGAGGCTTCACTCGCGGTGGCCGACGCGTTTTAGGAGGGTGAGTTTTTGGTTGTCCGCGTATGGCTTAGTGTGGCAGGTGGGATGCAGTCAATAGATATTTGGTTGTTTATACAGAAAATGAGATTTTGTAAAGCTGTATTGTATAAGTACGTTAAGAAAAAATAAGTTGAGGAAAGTTGTATTTGTTAAATAGAAGAATGTTTGACTGGTTGTATCTTTCTGAATAAATTGAGCAGATTTTTGTTAGGTGACTGAATTTGAGATTGTATGAGTGAATAAAAGAGGTGATATTGTGATTGATTACTCGCacgaatatatttttataacatTGGCAAGTGAGTCCACCTACATGAGCGAATACAGAGCTTGCATCTGTCAGACCAGACTGTTTAGAATCGACTTCACTCCTGAGCCAGAACGAGGACATATATTTGCATCTACGTAGACTAGACTAGAACAGTAGATACGGACAACCAAACATATTTCCTTCTATTAGATTATATGCATTTACCGAGCTTGGAAGAGATACGGAAAAACAAACACAACTATAGATTTTGGACGTTTTTGCATAGCCAAGCTGGTTAGATACATGCCCATGCCCAGCTAATGATGTCATTATTCTGTGCTTAGTGCATACTAGATGATACTAACAGGATTTGATGAATATTAAGACTTAATACGATATAATAAGTAATATAAGTGTATAGTtacataaaataaatattatgataacacttatttatctatttttaatctcaTGTAATATGTTTCCTTGCGGACAACCAACTTCCCAGTCAGGTTGAACAGAGCGCGCGAAAACAATGGGCGCATTGGAGGGAGCCAGTAGTCAAAGAAGTGTGTGCTTCGCTCGGAGGCAAGAGGGATCGGTAGGGCTACCATGGCCGCGCCGTGGGACGACGTGGGGAGGGCCGGCAATCTGCTGCAGCTGCTGGGCGTCGACGCGTTTGGGCTGGCCTCCATGATCACGCAGGCCGCGCTCACGGCGCGCCGGAACCGCGACGCGTGCCTGCAGCTGGCGGAGCACGTGCGcgtcgtggaaggcctgctgcGGAGGCTTCAGATGCTGCCCCGCCTGAGGCAGCACCCCGAGACGCGGCGCCCGCTGGAGCAGCTCGACGACGCGCTGCGCCGCGCGTACCTGCTCGTGAGGTCCTGCAGCCAGGAGCAGGCTGCGAGGAGCTACCTCTACCAGCTGCTCACGGGCGCCCAAACTGCCGCGAAGCTGCGCGCCGCCGAGGAGGAGATCGACCGCTACATCCGCCTCATGCCCATGATCGGTCTCGTCGCCACCGTCCGTGTGGAGGTAAGAAGAAGGTGAATTTCTGCTGCTTACTTTTCCGCCCAATGATTTTTCTACGGCTAAGCAGGGCCCTGAGGAGGTGCTTGAGTTAGATAGCGAGGATTCAACCCCACCCCCAAGGTAATTTAGCATTCAAAATTTCGTTTTTCCCCCTTTTGCCATTTACATGTAAATTTATCAGTAGCTTGCTCTTTTGGTGCGGAACATGCGAACTTTCAGTCCGCGTTTATCGCTTGAAGAAGCTCCTGGATCTACTGCTATTCTGGTGCCGACACCAACAGGTTTTTTGTGCATGCTTCTAGTAGCAGATTATTTAATTGCAATGAACTAGCCAAAAACCACATGTAATAGCTTGCGTGCCAATCTTAACTGGTCTCTACTGATTAAGACAGCCTTGTCTCCCAGGTGATGTTCCGTTACCTGGTATTGAGGGATTTGAAATAGTTGGTGAACCTAAACTGGGGTTTACGTTGAGAGCATGTGGTTTTACTATAAATGGTACTACTCTCTGCAATTTCCAGGTATTTCATCTTCTAATCGTGATTCTTCATCTACACTGTTAATTGTTAACCTCTAATCACGCATTTGGAAATATGGTTATTTTTTTAGTGGGTTCGATATCTTAATGATGGCACCAGGCAATCTATTGAAggtaaaaaagagaaattttactAGCTCCTACTCCTTATAGTGTAGTGTTAGTGCTTGACATTGTTCATGACCCAACAAGTATAATTATACTGATTTTCATTATGTTCTGCAATTCAGGTGCTACAATCTATGACTACGTGGTTACGGCAGATGACTTTGACACTGTTCTTGCTGTGGAATGCACCCCTATGGATGATAATGATCTCCAGGTTATTCACATGCATAAAACTAAGGGCAATTGCATCAATACCCCAAATATTTCTTGCCAAAAAGATCCCCAGAAGTTAATTTGCTCCCTTTTTTCAGTTCTATTGCATTTATATAGTGCATCATTGGTTTTATCATTTTATCTCAATCACGGTTTGTGCAGCAAGTAATCTTTTTCAAACACATAAGATTTTAGTGAATATCATATTGCATATACATGGAACCTATATGACGATATTTTGAGTTCCAATCCCTCTGTAGCTTATTGTTGAGTTTGATGAACCTATCTTCTTGATTGTTAGGGTGAGCTTTTGAGGACATTCGTAAACGGAATGAACAAGATAGCCTGTGGTGAGTTTAAGATGCATTTTTGTGGTTTGGTGATGCATACTTTGCTGCTTTTATAAGATGGCATGGACTGCAATATGATATTGTTCCATGCTTCCATAATTCTTTTGAAGCATATTAGACGATATAGGAGGTCCGAACTCTGAAGGTTATATCATCAGTATTTGCATGGATTATTGTGGAGGCAAGTACTTTATATGTTGCTGCTGTGTATACTTGAAAGCTTGCTTCCATTGTGCAGTCAAAACAAGATACTTCAAAATTCTGGTGAACAATGCCTTAAATTGACATCCTGAATTTCCAATGTCTCAAGCGAAGATATGTAAATGTAGTGAGTGAAAATATGTATAGAGCTAAGCTGAAAGGCTTAAATTGATTCCTGAAACGAACTAAGAAGCTTACCTTATATACCATCACACAAAATAAATGTAACTCTCGTAAGCACTTCTTGTTCGTACTGTTCCTCCAAAAAAGTGCACGAGTAGTTTTTTTCATGTTAGGGGCCTTTTTTTTCTGAGCTATAGGTGTTCTTTTATGTTGTAACTGTAGTTGAACTCTAAATATTGACGTGTTCTGTCATTAGCAAATTTGACTCATTATCTCACTTGTACTTTCATTAACCTCCAACAGTCTTTAATTCTGATCTAATCCATATATTCTACAGATTCAGATATGCAGAGTGAGGTCGATGTGTGTATTTCTAACGAGACAGCtctatttaatgtttttatacTGGTACGTCTTAATTAAGGGTACCTTTGTTTTACCTATCTTACCATAACTCTATGTCGATAATACTGGTAATTAATGGGTTGGCTCAGATGACAGATAGCTGCAAAACATCCTTATGTGGTTTTCTATATAAGTGGTTTCACCTTGTCTGAAAAATGGTATGAATAGCTGCATTTGTTGCTGTACAGTAAGCGTGGTCCACGAAACAGATGTTGTAGGAATTTCTCTTGGTAGAATTGCTGGTGCTTTGGCTAGGGAGTAGCACTGTGGATGTGGGTCCACTCCACCGGAGTTGAAGACTGGTTAAACTATGTCTTTTAGAGAAGTAAATACCGTCAAATAGCTCCCATAATTTAGGGGCCATATGTGAACATTTGCCTTTTCTGCTTCCTTGCATCACAGAGAGAATTTTCTGGTGATAAATGGGAACCAGCAACAGTGATGCTTAGGAGAACTGGCTACCAGATTATACTTGAAAGCACAGATGAAGTCGTAATTGAAGAGGAATATTCACGAACTCTTCAGGTATGTTCTCTGCCATATGTAAGTTGGTCATTATTCATGATTATAATCACCAAAGATGATAATGTTAAATTGACCTAATATGTTCTATTTCATTTTGCTACATTGGTCTCATCTTGACAGACAAAAGTTCCTAATGGACGCTCTACTCAATTTGTTCTAGTAAGTTCTGGCGGTGTTAGGCTACTACCATTCAACACATCTGGAAAAACAGGGCCGGATAATGAAGATCGTGATATTAGGTACCACACTGCCTCCTTGGTTTTCATTACCATCTAATATGTATGACCAATCATTAATAATTTGATATTGACAAACTGAACAAAAACTACGCGTCTGATTAAGTTCTGCTTCTGTAGGTTACGCGATTTAATCGTGCTGGTTATGAGAACGTTCCAGAAAAAGGTAGGGAAATCATTATGCTAAACCTTTGTTTGATTTTCTACGCCGATGCGTGTCTATGTAAAACTATCTTCAGCGTTAACGACTGAGCCCAAGTGTGTTTAATCATAGGCACTCACATTGGATGCTGAAGAGGAAGGCAAGTCTTAGATCCTGCGTGGAAGAAGCTTCGCTCTTTCAGCAGTGTTCGCCTTTTGTTTTTGAAGAGCAAGGAGCGATTCAATTAGGAGTGGCATCAAACCTCGCAGGCAATGAGGGACATTGTTGATTATGAGCCACTGCTTGCTGAAACCAGCCTGTTGTAATATATGCAAATGTTGCTCCGGAGTGCACGCTGGAGCAGCTATCACTATCAGCATACTTTGTTCATTTCGTTAGTTTTGAGCAATATTCAGTAGGTGAcgttctccttttcttttgaaaagttAGTAGAAGTTCCTTGTGAGATAGAAGTAGTAAAAGTTAGTAGAACTCCATTTGTTACACTGTCCTCCTGCTAGTAGGAAATAAAAGTTAGTAGAACTCCATTTGTTACACTGTCTTCCTCCCTGCTATTTTCAACAGGGTGTATCTTGAATAGTAGTAGGGAAATTTAGGTTTTTGCCATCGCTTCAATTATCTAAATTTTCCATAGTAAAATCGTGATGCCAAACCTTTTCCCAATGTTGTTGGTGACTGGGCTCAGTTAGTTGGATTTAACGTAGGCGCTCGCACTGGAAGCTGAAGAGGAAGGCGAGTCATGATTCCAACTCGGGTAGAATCTTTTGCTCTCGTGTTGATTTTTCGTTTCTGAGGGGGATCAAACCATGTAATGTCTGCTGGGTAGGTTCGGTTTCTACCTTCACATCAGATCTTAAGTTcgtattataaaataaaatggtttaaatctttatttttatattaaatggAAACAAAATAATTTACTAAACATTCTCAGTTTACTATAATCTAGCTCCATTAATTTTTAGAAATAGGAGCACATGTTTTATATCTTTTTAAAGCTATAGCTTTACCAAACATACTATAAATTTAACTCCTGATCGAGTGCATGCTCACTTTCTCGCTTCATTTGACTCGAGCAGTATTCAGTAGGAGAAGTTCTCTTTTTCGTTTGGAA from Phragmites australis chromosome 8, lpPhrAust1.1, whole genome shotgun sequence includes:
- the LOC133927286 gene encoding uncharacterized protein LOC133927286, which translates into the protein MAAPWDDVGRAGNLLQLLGVDAFGLASMITQAALTARRNRDACLQLAEHVRVVEGLLRRLQMLPRLRQHPETRRPLEQLDDALRRAYLLVRSCSQEQAARSYLYQLLTGAQTAAKLRAAEEEIDRYIRLMPMIGLVATVRVEGPEEVLELDSEDSTPPPSPRLSLEEAPGSTAILVPTPTGDVPLPGIEGFEIVGEPKLGFTLRACGFTINGTTLCNFQWVRYLNDGTRQSIEGATIYDYVVTADDFDTVLAVECTPMDDNDLQGELLRTFVNGMNKIACDSDMQSEVDVCISNETALFNVFILREFSGDKWEPATVMLRRTGYQIILESTDEVVIEEEYSRTLQTKVPNGRSTQFVLVSSGGVRLLPFNTSGKTGPDNEDRDIRLRDLIVLVMRTFQKKALTLDAEEEGKS